In Helianthus annuus cultivar XRQ/B chromosome 8, HanXRQr2.0-SUNRISE, whole genome shotgun sequence, a single genomic region encodes these proteins:
- the LOC118481062 gene encoding uncharacterized protein LOC118481062 — translation MDKMLEDGPWMIRNVPIILKMWSASIKLEKEDLKAIPVWVKMHDVPLTAYTEDGLSLIASKIGVPKMLDTYSATMCAESWGRSSYARALIEVQAGAELKRSVTVAIPSLDGNGYSKVEVKIEYDWEPLRCSVCCVFGHDDRSCPKNPQVVPIGDYGKKGDDFQVVGAKKKKATTQGLHIKNQKPKVVYRPVVKPKPHAAVKNSNQVSTSNPFDSLKDDDGNGNMGGRVAGNQGGTTVGRAEKKPSRDEQESDEEEVEEVYNETSAFMTSE, via the coding sequence ATGGATAAAATGTTAGAGGATGGGCCATGGATGATAAGAAATGTTCCGATTATCTTGAAGATGTGGTCGGCTTCTATTAAACTAGAAAAAGAGGATCTTAAAGCTATTCCGGTGTGGGTAAAGATGCACGATGTGCCGCTAACAGCTTATACCGAGGATGGTCTTAGTTTGATTGCATCAAAAATAGGGGTGCCTAAGATGTTGGATACGTATTCTGCTACGATGTGTGCTGAATCTTGGGGAAGAAGTAGTTACGCTAGAGCTCTTATTGAAGTGCAGGCGGGGGCTGAATTAAAAAGGAGTGTCACTGTTGCCATTCCATCTTTAGATGGTAATGGTTATTCTAAGGTGGAAGTCAaaattgaatatgattgggagcctttaaggTGTTCGGTTTGCTGCGTTTTTGGTCATGATGATAGGTCGTGCCCAAAgaaccctcaggttgttccaaTTGGGGATTATGGGAAAAAAGgtgatgattttcaggttgtgggtGCTAAAAAGAAGAAAGCTACTACTCAAGGGCTtcatataaaaaatcaaaaacctaaGGTAGTCTATCGTCCGGTTGTCAAACCTAAGCCGCATGCGGCTGTGAAAAATTCGAATCAGGTTTCAACATCGAACCCATTTGATAGTCTTAAAGATGACGATGGTAATGGTAACATGGGGGGTCGAGTGgctggtaatcagggaggtaccaCTGTGGGTCGGGCTGAGAAGAAACCTTCGAGAGACGagcaggaatcggatgaggaggaggtcgAAGAAGTCTACAACGAAACTAGTGCATtcatgacatcgg